From the Cryptomeria japonica chromosome 2, Sugi_1.0, whole genome shotgun sequence genome, one window contains:
- the LOC131868420 gene encoding homeobox-leucine zipper protein PROTODERMAL FACTOR 2-like, producing the protein MEEKCEEMIPLDREDADIVERLGLKGLFLSFACVRRGRRVKKKVQREGRWLPPPEDILKINTDGCLCGNLGSTWIGGVGRDWTGGRILFNLAKERSSSSLPRSSGFWSMKRHLRNLSPTPANALCLSSSLPFRSSRKGVFKMLQHPDEKDRQELSTKLGLTSQQIKFWFQNRRTQVKVQQERTDNANLRTENERFRLDRQALRNTLNNIRCQTCGGSNFMTEMVYEQQSLALENELLRTEIEKLNAVASNCVGRTIPLLETRADQSQMMYSSHHEEGSSGQNQITLPTPTCVSLDESSAMEAAQKATEEFIWMVDANEPVWVKKPFADGTIEILNTNQLYGTFPQGMGLSSNMKREGSRDTSIVSITGAELVDLFMDVNKWKKIFSLIVTRAETLQVVSQGVGGHRNGLLQLILSPLVPTRHISFLRFSQQPTNGMWIVVDFSLENLNYSISPSVGWYHKHPSGCVIQDMPNGCSKVIWIEQGETDYRIVHKIFEQVINSEMAFGAQHWLTCLQRQCCWFKTLVDLTSEGDVSRTNLIRLAQNISSQFVANISALSQFSNDPIKITTRNASEVGQSSGVIVCVGTSIKLTVPPNVLFNFLGDERTASKYKLFSCGEWKELTSIGNGSDPSSCVSLFDVYCEGETEKMLKHSYRDASGSFCVYTAINVDIIHGKDASSLPIAAHHGFAVLPYHTSTAVNSLIPTTILHEEASATSLDSVFGCSHTSVVLVTDHRIVEVTITVRFSI; encoded by the exons atggaagaaaaatGTGAGGAGATGATCCCTTTGGATAGAGAAGATGCTGATATTGTGGAAAGACTAGGCCTCAAGGGTTTGTTTCTATCTTTTGcatgtgtcagaagaggtagaagggtgaagaagaaggttcaaagggaggGCAGATGGCTACCTCCTCCTGAAGATattttgaagatcaatactgatggTTGTTTGTGTGGTAATCTAGGTTCAACGTGGATTGGTGGAGTAGGAAGAGACTGGACAG GTGGTAGAATTCTGTTCAACCTTGCAAAAGAGAGAAGTTCTTCCTCTCTTCCCAGGTCTTCTGGATTCTGGTCCATGAAGCGGCACTTGAGGAATCTGAGCCCCACCCCAGCAAATGCTCTATGTTTGTCCAGCTCCTTACCTTTCAGGTCTAGTAGAAAAGG AGTGTTTAAGATGTTGCAACATCCTGACGAAAAGGACAGACAAGAACTAAGCACTAAACTGGGTCTCACATCACAGCAAATTAAATTCTGGTTTCAGAACCGGCGCACCCAAGTAAAG GTTCAGCAGGAGCGTACTGACAACGCTAATTTGCGTACGGAAAACGAGAGATTCCGACTGGATAGACAGGCGCTGAGAAATACACTTAACAATATCAGGTGTCAAACGTGCGGAGGATCTAATTTCATGACAGAGATGGTTTACGAACAGCAAAGCTTGGCTCTAGAAAATGAGCTTTTAAGAACGGAG ATTGAAAAACTGAATGCAGTTGCCTCGAATTGTGTTGGAAGAACAATCCCCTTGTTAGAAACCAGAGCAGATCAATCACAGATGATGTACTCTTCACACCATGAAGAGGGAAGCTCAGGACAGAACCAGATTACATTGCCCACACCCACTTGTGTTTCATTGGATGAATCCTCGGCAATGGAAGCTGCGCAAAAGGCCACTGAAGAATTTATCTGGATGGTAGACGCAAACGAGCCTGTTTGGGTGAAGAAACCTTTTGCGGATGGTACAATAGAAATTCTGAATACGAATCAGTTGTACGGAACATTTCCTCAGGGCATGGGGCTCAGCAGCAACATGAAGAGAGAAGGTAGCAGGGACACCTCAATTGTTTCTATCACGGGAGCTGAATTGGTTGATCTCTTCATGGATGTG AAtaaatggaagaaaatattttcATTAATTGTAACAAGAGCAGAGACCTTGCAAGTTGTGTCTCAAGGGGTTGGTGGTCACAGAAATGGTTTACTTCAACTG ATTCTATCTCCTCTTGTTCCCACGAGACATATATCTTTTCTTCGGTTTTCCCAGCAGCCAACCAATGGAATGTGGATAGTGGTAGACTTTTCTCTAGAAAATTTGAACTACAGTATTTCGCCCTCCGTTGGATGGTACCATAAGCATCCGTCTGGATGTGTTATACAAGATATGCCTAATGGGTGTTCAAAG GTGATTTGGATAGAGCAGGGTGAGACAGATTATAGAATAGTTCATAAAATATTTGAGCAAGTCATCAACAGCGAAATGGCCTTTGGCGCCCAGCATTGGCTGACATGCTTGCAGAGGCAATGCTGTTGGTTTAAAACTCTAGTAGATCTCACCAGCGAAGGAG ATGTTTCCCGGACAAATTTGATAAGATTGGCGCAGAACATAAGCAGTCAATTTGTTGCAAACATAAGTGCACTCTCACAATTCAGCAACGACCCTATTAAAATCACAACAAGAAACGCTTCCGAAGTGGGACAATCCAGTGGTGTTATTGTCTGTGTTGGAACTTCTATCAAGCTTACTGTCCCCCCAAACGTACTGTTTAATTTTTTGGGGGATGAGCGAACCGCATCAAAG TACAAACTATTCTCATGTGGAGAATGGAAGGAACTCACAAGCATTGGAAATGGATCAGACCCTTCAAGTTGCGTTTCATTGTTTGATGTTTATTGT GAAGGCGAGACAGAGAAGATGCTGAAACATAGTTACAGAGACGCATCGGGGTCTTTTTGTGTGTATACAGCCATAAATGTTGACATCATCCATGGTAAGGATGCTTCTTCATTACCCATTGCCGCTCATCATGGATTTGCAGTACTACCATATCATACTTCAACTGCCGTTAATTCACTTATTCCAACCACTATATTACATGAGGAAGCCTCGGCCACCAGCCTTGACAGT GTATTTGGTTGCAGCCATACCTCTGTTGTCCTTGTAACAGATCATAGAATAGTGGAGGTTACTATAACTGTAAGATTTTCAATATAG